A window of the Anoplopoma fimbria isolate UVic2021 breed Golden Eagle Sablefish chromosome 17, Afim_UVic_2022, whole genome shotgun sequence genome harbors these coding sequences:
- the sumf1 gene encoding formylglycine-generating enzyme, translated as MVLISGGQFLMGTDNPGIPADGEGPQRLVHVDSFYMDIQEVTNQQFQSFVNATGYFTEAEKFGDSFVFEGILSESVKNQITQAVAAAPWWLPVKGANWRHPDGPDSNITDRLDHPVLHVSWADAVAYCYWANGRLPTEAEWEYACRAGLKDRLYPWGNKLNPKGQHYANLWQGDFPNHNSAEDGFIKTSPVKSFPSNTFGLYDMAGNAWEWTSDWWTVHHTTDEQHNPTGPPSGTDKVKKGGSYMCHKSYCYRYRCAARSQNTPDSAASNLGFRCVSQEQQ; from the exons ATGGTGCTGATTTCTGGAGGACAGTTCCTGATGGGGACGGACAATCCAGGCATCCCTGCAGATGGGGAGGGACCTCAGAGGCTGGTCCATGTTGACTCCTTTTACATGGACATCCAGGAAGTCACTAACCAACAGTTCCAGAGCTTTGTCAATGCCACAGGATACTTTACAGAG GCAGAGAAATTTGGAGACTCATTTGTATTCGAGGGGATTTTAAGCGAGAGTGTGAAAAACCAAATCACCCAAGCT GTGGctgctgccccctggtggcttCCAGTCAAAGGGGCCAACTGGAGACACCCTGATGGTCCAGACTCCAACATCACAGACCG GCTGGACCATCCTGTTCTACATGTGTCCTGGGCGGATGCAGTAGCCTACTGCTACTGGGCCAACGGGAGACTTCCTACAGAGGCAGAATGGGAGTACGCCTGCAGGGCCGGCCTTAAAGACAG ACTTTACCCCTGGGGAAACAAGTTGAACCCTAAAGGACAACACTACGCCAACCTCTGGCAGGGAGATTTCCCCAACCATAACTCTGCAGAAGATGGATTCATCAAAACGTCACCG GTGAAGTCATTTCCGTCCAACACTTTTGGACTGTATGACATGGCCGGGAATGCATGGGAATGGACCTCAGACTGGTGGACTGTCCATCACACCACAGACGAGCAACACAACCCA ACGGGTCCTCCATCAGGCACCGACAAGGTTAAGAAGGGAGGCTCTTACATGTGCCACAAG TCTTATTGTTACAGATACCGATGTGCAGCCCGTAGCCAGAACACTCCGGACAGCGCAGCCTCTAATCTTGGTTTCCGCTGTGTCTCTCAGGAACAACAGTGA
- the LOC129105888 gene encoding leucine-rich repeat neuronal protein 1-like produces MMALSSQPWPPLLWLCMGSFLSFLAPVYGKECPHLCVCEIRPWFTPQSTYKEATTVDCNDLRLLHIPTNLSTDTQVLLLQSNAISHTRGELEALFNLTELDLSQNNFSTVEAVGLTSMNHLTTLHLEENQISKLPDHCLGNLSNLQELYINHNQISAISPRAFAGLHSLLRLHLNSNRLHVIDSRWFEETPNLEILMIGENPVIGLLDVNFKPLGSLRSLVLAGMDLIDVPANAFVGLDSLESISFYDNKLVRIPQLALQKVPNLKFLDLNKNPVHKIQEGDFTNMLRLKELGINNMMELVSIDRYALDNLPELTKLEATNNPKLSYVHRLAFRDMSSLESLMLNNNALTALYQHTVEALPNLREISLHSNPLRCDCVIQWMSSNRTTVRFMEPLSMLCTSPPELRGQRVREVRLLESPEQCLPLISHNTFPSHANLELGMSVSLDCRAMAEPEPEIYWVTPLGAKITIDSVSERYHLTNEGTLWLSHVQVEDSGRYTCVAQNTEGADTRVATIRVNGTLLDSAEVMKIYVKQTESHSILVSWKINSNVMSSNLKWASATMKIDNPHITYTARVPVDVHEYNLTHLQPATEYEVCLTVSNVHLQTHKSCVNVTTRSATFALDLSDQHPSAAVLAVMATMLAFLSLATVGVYIARRWKRKNYHHSLKKYMLKTSSIPLNELYPPLINLWETDGEKDKDSSAEGKPSPVDTTRSYYMW; encoded by the coding sequence ATGATGGCGCTCAGTTCGCAGCCGTGGCCGCCTCTCCTCTGGCTGTGCATGGGATCGTTTCTTTCCTTTCTGGCACCCGTATATGGCAAAGAATGTccacatttgtgtgtttgcgaGATCCGCCCTTGGTTCACCCCCCAGTCAACCTACAAGGAGGCAACCACGGTGGATTGCAATGACTTGAGGCTCCTGCACATCCCTACCAACCTATCCACGGATACTCAGGTGTTACTGCTCCAAAGTAACGCCATCTCTCACACCCGCGGAGAGCTGGAGGCGCTGTTCAACTTGACTGAGTTGGACCTGTCCCAGAACAACTTCAGCACTGTAGAAGCTGTGGGCCTCACAAGCATGAACCACTTGACCACCCTGCATCTAGAGGAGAACCAGATAAGCAAGCTGCCAGACCACTGCCTCGGAAACCTCTCCAATCTCCAGGAGCTCTACATCAACCACAACCAGATAAGCGCCATCTCCCCTCGGGCATTTGCAGGCCTGCACAGCCTGCTGCGTCTTCATCTGAACTCCAACAGGCTCCATGTCATAGACAGCCGCTGGTTTGAAGAAACACCTAACCTCGAGATCCTCATGATCGGGGAGAACCCGGTTATTGGCCTTCTAGACGTGAACTTTAAGCCTCTCGGAAGCCTGAGAAGTCTGGTCCTGGCTGGCATGGACCTCATTGACGTTCCAGCAAATGCTTTTGTAGGTTTGGATAGCCTTGAAAGCATTTCTTTCTATGATAACAAACTGGTCAGAATCCCTCAACTTGCCCTTCAAAAAGTTCCCAATTTGAAATTCTTGGATTTGAACAAGAATCCAGTTCACAAAATCCAGGAAGGAGATTTCACGAACATGTTACGTCTGAAGGAGCTGGGCATCAACAATATGATGGAGTTAGTGTCCATTGACCGCTATGCTCTGGACAACCTACCAGAGCTGACAAAGCTGGAGGCCACTAACAACCCTAAACTGTCCTATGTGCACAGGTTAGCCTTTCGGGACATGTCCTCTTTGGAGAGCCTGATGCTCAACAATAATGCCCTCACTGCTCTTTACCAGCACACTGTGGAGGCATTGCCTAATCTGCGGGAAATCAGTCTGCATAGCAACCCATTGCGTTGTGACTGTGTCATTCAGTGGATGAGCTCTAACAGGACCACCGTGCGCTTCATGGAGCCCCTGTCCATGCTCTGCACCTCCCCACCAGAACTCAGAGGCCAGCGGGTTCGAGAGGTAAGGCTGCTGGAATCCCCGGAGCAATGCCTGCCCCTCATATCCCACAACACCTTCCCCAGCCACGCGAACCTCGAGCTGGGCATGAGTGTCAGTCTCGACTGCAGAGCCATGGCCGAGCCAGAGCCTGAGATCTACTGGGTGACTCCTCTGGGGGCCAAAATCACAATAGACTCCGTGTCAGAGCGCTACCACTTGACCAATGAGGGGACCCTGTGGCTCTCTCATGTCCAGGTGGAGGATTCTGGTCGTTACACCTGTGTGGCCCAGAACACTGAAGGAGCTGACACACGGGTCGCCACGATCCGTGTAAATGGCACCCTGCTCGACAGCGCGGAGGTGATGAAAATCTACGTCAAGCAGACCGAGTCGCACTCCATCCTGGTCTCCTGGAAAATCAATTCTAACGTTATGTCCTCCAACCTGAAGTGGGCCTCAGCCACCATGAAGATTGACAACCCGCACATCACCTACACAGCTCGCGTCCCAGTAGACGTCCATGAGTACAACCTCACACACCTTCAACCTGCCACAGAGTATGAGGTATGCCTCACGGTCTCCAACGtccacctgcagacacacaagtCGTGTGTTAATGTGACAACACGTAGCGCTACCTTCGCCCTGGACCTGTCAGACCAGCACCCCAGTGCGGCTGTGCTGGCTGTCATGGCGACAATGCTGGCTTTCCTCAGCCTGGCCACTGTGGGCGTCTACATAGCTCGCAGATGGAAGAGAAAAAACTACCACCACTCTCTGAAGAAATACATGCTGAAGACGTCCTCCATCCCTCTGAACGAGCTTTACCCTCCGCTCATCAACCTGTGGGAGACTGACGGGGAGAAGGACAAAGACAGCAGTGCAGAGGGAAAACCCTCTCCTGTTGACACCACACGAAGTTATTACATGTGGTGA